The genome window CTGATGGCGACTTCGGCAGTCGGCCCGGGTTTTCTGACGCAAACGACGGTTTTCACACAGCAGCTCGCTACGAGTTTTGGCTTCATCATTCTCCTCACGGTCATCATTGACCTTTGTGCGCAATTCAATATCTGGCAAATCATCACCGTTTCAGGCAAGCGCGCGCAGGAATTGGCCGATGCATTGTTTCCCGGATTAGGCTTCCTATTAGCGTTTCTGATCGTCCTCGGCGGATTTGCGTTCAACATTGGCAATGTCGCTGGCGCCGGTTTGGGGCTGGAAGCGATGACAGGTTTGAATGTGAAAGCCGGCGCAGTCCTGAGCGCAGGCATGGCCATTGGGATTTTCCTGTTCAAAGAAGCGGGAAAAGCGATGGATATTTTCAGCCGCGTACTCGGCACATTAATGATCGTTTTGATCTTATATGTTGCTTTTACGTCGCATCCGCCGCTGGTTGCGGCTCTGCACCACACGATCTTGCCTGAGAAATTTAATGCGATGGCCGCAGTAACATTGGTCGGCGGGACGGTCGGCGGATACATTTCATTTGCGGGTGCGCACCGGTTGCTCGATAGCGGGATCAGCGGCGAAGCATCATTGCCGGAAGTGAACAGAAGCGCCGCAACGGGCATTTTGATCACAACCGTGATTCGTTATCTGCTTTTTCTGGCGTCCTTGGGCGTGGTCATGTCCGGCGCAACCATTAATCCCGATAATCCCACCGCTTCCATCTTCGAACAAGCCGCCGGATCAGCCGGACGGCAAATTTTCGGTCTGGTCATTTGGAGCGCGGCCGTCACTTCTGTGGTTGGCGCTGCTTACACTTCCATTTCTTTTGTCCGTTCGTTCCACCCGTTTTTGGAAAAACACCACGCCGCGCTGACCATTATTTTCATCGCCATGTCCACTGCCGTATTTACAATCATTGGCAAACCGGTGAAAGTGCTTGTTTTTGTCGGCATGCTGAATGGTTTTGTGCTTCCCGTTGCGCTGGCTATCCTGCTGATTGCAAGCGGAAAATCGCGTCTGATGGGGACGTATAAACATTCGCACGCGCTGTTGATTATGGGCTGGCTTGTGGTTGCGGCCATGACGGCCTTAGCAATCGGGATCTATTAACCTAGCGAGCCGGTGGGCTTACCGTCGTTTATTCTACACTTCTGCACATATCCCGAATTAAATCTGCTGTTTTAACCCAAAAGCAAAATCTAACATTGAAATAAGTTAATATCGGTAAAAAAGGGGCTAAATACCACGAAGTTTATTGCTTGCCATAAAGGTAATTTTACCCATACGAAATTGAAGATAATCATTCCTAGTATGGCGCAATTTACCAGTCAAAAGCTTCAACTGCTGACCGTCTTTGCCGGCTCCCTGCTTTCCCTACTTTCACACAAAAGTATGGCTCAGCAGCCTGTATTGGCACCTTATCATCCTGACGCTTCTGAAATCAGTGCTTCATACAAGCACATGGAGCGCATGGACTCGGTGACTAAAGGAACAGTTTTGAAAGCCTCGATCCAGCCTACGTGGCAACCAGACGGACATTCATTCTGGTATAGAAATGTGTTAAAAGACAGCCTTACCGAGTACATTTTTGTCAACACAGCAACGGGTAAAAAGACGAGTCCGCTCGATAAAAAAGAGCTCGCAGGCGCACTTTCAAAAGCACTGGATTCGACATTATCGGCTGACAAATTGCTGCTCAGCGAAATTTATTCAGACCCTAAAAACCAGACCCTTTTTGTACAGACAACAGGCAAATGGTTTGCATTTAATACCAAAACAAAGACCGCAAAAAAGCTTGAAAAACTGCCCCTCGAACGTCCCAAAGAAATGGGCTGGACGCGGGCAAGAAGTCGCTGGAGACCATTCCGGGCAGACAGCATTTCGCCGGATAAAAAATTGACGGCTATCATTAGAAACGGGAATATTTATTTAACCAAAAAAGAAGAAAAAGACGCTCAGCAGCTCACATTCGAGGGAAACCCGCTGAAACCTTTTGGCGAACTAAGCTGGTCGCCGGATGGAAAATATTTGGTTGCTTACCGCATAACACCGCACGAAGAAAGGCAGATTAGCATCATTATGTCGTCCTTGCCGAACACGACACGGGGCGAGGTGAAAACGCGTGGTTATGCGCAGCCCGGCGATGAATTTACGTCTTACGAGATGTTTGTGGTCAATGTTGAGAACAAACAGGTTACCAAAGTTAAATCAGACATTATTGACTTTTTCGAAGCGCCGGTCATTCGCTGGCGGCATGGCGATAACACGCATTTTACTTATGAAAAAGTAGATCGCGGGCACCAGCGTTTTCGGGTGATTGATGTGGAAGTGGCGACGGGTGACACGCGAAATGTGATCGATGAAAAAACGGAGACATTTATTTACCAAAACCTCATTTACACGCATTACCAACCCGAAAAGCACGAAATAATCTGGTCATCGGAAAAAGACGGCTGGCGGCATTTATATCTGGTGGATGAGCTTTCGGGCAAGATCAAAAATCCGATCACAAAAGGCAATTGGGTGGTTCGTGACATTGACAGCATTGATACACAGAAACGCGAAGTGTGGTTTCGGGCAAGCGGCATGAATGCGGATGAAGATCCTTATCACATTCATTATTACAGAATCAAATTCGACGGCAGCGGCCTTGTAAAATTGACCGATCATGCCAAAGCAACGCATCAGCTCACTTTTTCGCCCGACCGCACTTACTACATTGATACATACTCAACGATGATGAGCCCGCCGGTTTCCGAGCTGCGGAAAACGGCGGACGGCTCATTGGTTACCAAACTGGAAGAGGCCGACATTTCGCAATATCTGTCGCTAGGCTTTAAGTTACCGGAGATTTTTAAGGCAAAAGGCCGCGATGGTCAAACCGATATCTGGGGCATCGTGTATCGCCCGAGCAAGTTTGATCCGACGAAGAAATATCCGATCATCGAGAACATTTATGCCGGTCCGCAGGATTCGTTCGTGCCCAAAGCATTCCGTTATTATGGTGAAATGCAGAGCCTTGCCGAGCTTGGATTTATCGTCGTGCAAATGGACGGCATGGGCACAGCCAACCGTTCCAAAGCATTTCACGATATGTGCTGGAAAAATCTGGCTGACGCCGGTTTTCCTGATCGGATCGCCTGGATGAAGGCATTAGCCGCACAATATGCATACGTGGATTCGTCTCGGGTGGGCGTTTACGGCACATCTGCGGGTGGCCAGAATTCGCTTGGCGCATTGCTTTTCCACCCGAGTTTTTACGATGCGGCGGTTTCGGCTTGCGGCTGTCACGATAACCGAGTGGACAAACAATGGTGGAATGAGCAATGGATGGGTTACCCGGTTGGCAAGCATTACGACGAACAATCCAACATTACCAATGCAGCCAAATTGCAGGGCGACTTGCTGCTGATCGTGGGCGAAGCAGACACCAATGTGCCACCGGAATCGACTTACCGCGTGGCGGATGCATTGATAAAAGCCAATAAAGATTTTGAATTGCTGGTGGTGCCGGGCATGGGCCACAGCGACGGCGGGACTTACGGAAGAAGGAAAAAGAGAGACTTTTTTGTAAACAAATTATTGGGGGTAACGCCTCCGAGCAGGAATAAAACAGACCTAACGCCACAGTAACACATAACAGACGTCAGCCCGGAAACGGTGTAATGGATTGCAAAAATTGCAATAATCCAAACAGGAAAGCTTTGCCCTTTTATAATGAAAAAATTACTGCTTTTACTAACCTGCTTCATCTTCATCAACAGCTGTACACGGAAATCTGGAACGGCCGTTCAAGTAAAGTCCAGCGAAGGGCGGCGCATTGAAATACTGTTTCTGGGGCATGACAGCAAGCATCATTATTCGGAAAAATTCTTCCCGATGCTGGCACATCCCTTGTTCCAGAAAGGCATTAACCTGACGTACACTTCGGATTTGAATGCTTTGAATGCAGAGAATCTGGCGAAATATGATGGCTTAATGATCTATGCCAACCATAATGTGATCTCACCGGCGCAGGAAACGGCGATGAAAGATTTTGTCGAAAGTGGAAAAGCGTTGATTCCTTTGCATGCGGCTTCATTCTGTTTTCAAAATTCTGATTGGTATATCAAAGCAGTCGGTGCGCAGTTCAGCACGCATAAATATGGCACATTTACGGCGCCGATTACGCAGCCAAACCACCCGGTGATGGCGGGATTGAAGGAGTTTGAAACCTGGGATGAAACTTATGTGCATGCGAAGATCAATCCCGACATTAACATTTTGCAGGAACGCGTGGAAGGCACGCATCGCGAGCCTTGGACCTGGGTGCGGACGCAGGGAAAAGGCCGCGTGTTTTACACCGCATATGGCCACGACGAGCGCACCTGGAAGCAAAAAGGGTTTCACGATCTGGTGCTGAATGGTGTGTTATGGGCTGTCAATGATGATGCAAAAGCCGCCTATGCGAGCTTAAAACTGCCCACACCAGAATTCAAAGATGCCGACGTTCCTAATTACGAAAAACGCGATCCGGCTCCCAAATTCCAGCTGCCGCTTTCGCCTGGTGAATCTGCAAAATTGATCCAGGTTCCGGTTGATTTTGATTTACAATTATTCGCCTCCGAGCCCGACATTGTGAAACCCATCGCTATGGCCTGGGACGAAAAAGGCCGCTTATGGATCATTGAAACGGAAGATTACCCCAATGAAATTAGAACGGAAGACGGAACCGGAAAAGACCGCATCAAGATTTGCGAGGACACCAATGGCGACGGCAAGGCCGATAAGTTTACCGTTTTTGCAGACGGCCTGAACATTCCGACCAGCCTTACATTTACCAACGGCGGTGTGATCGTAGCCCAAGCGCCGCATTTCATTTTCCTGAAAGACACCAACGGCGATGACAAAGCCGATATTCGCGAGAACATCATCAGCGGCTGGGGCAAAAGCGATACGCACGCCGGACCTTCGAATTTGAAATATGGACTGGATAACAAGATCTGGGGCGTGCTGGGTTATGCGGGTTACCGCGGGACGGTGAATGATAAGCCGGTGAATTTCAGTCAGGGCATTTACACATTTGATGTGGATGGCAAGAATTTGGAATACATTGGCCGGACGTCCAATAACACCTGGGGATTGGGTTTTTCGGAGGATTTTGAAGTATTTATTTCAACGGCTAACGGCAATTACAGCGGACATTTCGCGATGCCATTGGAATATGTCAAACGCTCCGTTGCCGACGGTTCGGGCAACACGGTTTACAAGCTCGATTCGCATTACGATATGAATTATATGACGCCTGCATTGCGTCAGGTGGATTTTCACGGCGGCTTTACGGCGGCGGCGGGTCATAATCTTTACACCGCAAGAAATTTCCCAAAACAATATTGGAATGCAACCGCATTTGTCTGCGAACCGACGGGCCGCTTGCTTTATCAGGCCATGCTGAAACCAAATGGCGCGGGTTATAAGGAGAAAAATGGTTTCAATTTGCTAGCAAGCTCGGACGAGTGGTTTTCGCCGGTTCATGCGGAAGTTGGTCCGGATGGAGCCGTTTGGGTGGCGGATTGGTATAGTTTCATCATTCAGCATAACCCTACGCCGCGCGGTTTTGAAAATGGTAAAGGCAATGCATACATCAACCCGTTGCGGGATAACAAGCATGGACGTATATACAGGGTCGTTTATAAAAATGCGAAACCTTATCAACCGGTAAAACTGGATAAAAACGATCCCGCCGGACTTTTGGCAGCATTGAAAAATGACAACATGTTCTGGCGCACTACGGCGCAAAGATTGATCGTAGAAGCACAGCACAAAACACTGGTTCCTGAATTAATTAAGCTGGTTAATGATCAGTCTGTGGATGAAATCGGTTTGAACAGTCCTGCCGTGCATGCGCTTTGGACATTACAGGGATTGGGTGCGCTGGATGGTTCGAATGAGGAGGCATATCACACGCTAGTTCGGGCAGTGCGGCACCCGGCTGAGGGCGTTCGCAAGAATGCAGTGAAGCTTTTGCCAAGAAACGATAAAACGCTTTCTGCATTGAAATGGACAAATTCTTTGAATGATCCTGATTTGAAAGTTAGACTTGCCGCGATTCAGGCATTGACGGATTTGCCGGCTTCTGAGGAAATTGGCAAAATGCTTTATCTGGCCGGTCAGGATTCGGAAAATGCGGCGGATGAATATTTGCAGCAGGCGATTTTCTCTGGCGTGATTAAGCATGAAGCAGGCTTTAAAAATGCCGCTGCGAAGCTGAAAGATTCCACATTAACCGCCCGCATTGAACGCGGTTTGGTGCAGGAAACTTATGTGCTCAATCTCTGGTCGCCACCGATTTTCCCACCGGACATTACCAACAAAGAAATCACCATTAAGGCTATTATTACCAAAGCCGACGAAGCATTATCGGGCGTTGTGGCCTCGCAGGGCAATAAGGAGAACGGTTACAGTCTTTATATGAATGATGGAAAATTGCATTGGCTCATCAAACAAGACGGCAAAGCATATGACATTCATTCCAACCAAACATTGCCAACTGAGCGCTTCAATGCCGTTGCAACATTGTCCGAAGGCGGTGAAATGACATTGGCAATCGAAGATGAAACACCCATTAAGGGCAAAGCAGCATCACTTTTCACCAAACCATTCAACCCCGATGACATCCGCCTCGGCCGCGACTTGCGTGACGAAAACCGGGTGGGCGATTATCCAGAAAATTTCCGGTTAAAGGGCTGGCTGGATGTAAAAAGCACAATGCAGCTGAATCAGGTTTCAAAAGATAAATCAGAGAAAAAAGTGGCCGCAGCAGCGCCTGTTGCCAAGCCGGAAGCGATTGGGAAAGGCAAAGGAACGCCGGTGACGATCAACCTGAAAGTGATTGAGCATGAAATGAAATTTGACAAAAAGACATTTACCGTAAAACCCGGCCAAAAAGTCTCGATACGCTTCACTAATCCTGATTTTATGCAGCATAACCTGCTTATCGCCGCTCCGGGAAGTCTGGAAAAAGTGGGCTCCGCTGCGGATCTGCTGGCGCGTGAAAGCAATGCCATTGAATTGAATTACATTCCAAAAATGCCAGAAATCCTTCATTCCACTGAATTGATCAGTCCGGAAGGAAGCACGACGCTTGTTTTCATTGCCCCCGAAAAACCCGGCGATTATCCTTTTTTATGCACCGTCCCGGGCCATTGGCGGATTATGAATGGAATTATGAAAGTTGAGTCAAACCCGTCCAATAAAGAAGCCAAGTAACCCAGCTAAAATTTTATCACCATCTAACTTTTGACACATGAATAAACAATTATCCAGACTTATTCAGGAAGTGGCCTGTTACCTGCTTTGCAGCGTAGCGATGCTGCTCGTCCTGCCGGCCCATGCACAGGCAGCCGATCGCCAGATTACCGGAAAAGTGGTTTCAGCGGAAGATAAAAATCCGCTCCCCGGTGTGACCATTATTGTAAAAGGAAATAACACGATAGGAACTGCAACGGATGCCGAAGGAAAATTCAAAATGACCGTTCCTGAGGATGCAACGCTGATTTTGAGCTACATTGGTTACACCAGCCAGGAAGTTTCGGTCGGCACCCAAAACGATTTCAACATTGAAATGGCTTCGGACCAGAAGCAGCTCACGGAAGTGGTCGTGATCGGTTACGGAACCCAGAAAAAGGGCGACATTACGAGTTCGGTTGCGAGCATTAAGCGCGAGGATTTTATCAAAGGAACGGTTCGAGATGCCGCGCAATTGATCCAGGGAAAAGTGGCCGGCTTGCGCATCACCACGCCCAGCGGCTCACCAACTTCCAACACCCAGATTAACCTTCGCGGGATCAACTCAATCAACGGAACTTCAAACCCACTGATTTTGATCGACGGAATTCCCGGCGGCCTCAACACGGTTGCGCCCGAAGACATTGAATCTGTGGATGTTTTGAAAGATGGATCTGCGGCTGCGATTTACGGAACACGCGCAACAGGCGGTGTAATCCTGATCACAACGCGCAAAAACCGCGGCAACAACACGCGCTCGACGGTAGAATATTCCAATTACGTGAACATTCAAACCATTGCACGCAGACCGCAACTGCTGACCGGCGATGATTACCGTCAGAAAATCGGCGAAGGCATTGATTACACGGATTACGGTGGCAACACAGACTGGCTCGACGAAATCATGCAAAAACCGGTCAGCCACAACCATAACCTGACATTCTTCGGTGGAAACAGCACGACAAACTTCACGGGTTCTGTGAATTACAGGAACTGGGAAGGGATCTTTTTGAGATCAGGTCAAAACCGTTTTACAGGCCGTGCCGATCTGAATCATGCGATGTTTGATAATAAATTGAAAACCAACATTCAAATCATTAACCGCATTACGTCGTCCAACGGAGCCGTTTCGCCAGCTGATAATGATGCAGCTTACGGCTACGCTTACCGCCAGGCCATGATCCGCAACCCGACAGACAATGTGAGAACCGAAACGGGCGCTTGGCAGGAACGGGATGGTTATTTTTATGAAAACCCGGTTTCCCTTTTGAACGAATCGAACTATGAAGCGAAGTTTAAAGAAATGCGGATGAGCGGAAGTTTGGATTACGCGCCTATAACTGATTTAAATTTCAAATTATTGGTTTCTAATGTTCAAAACAGCAATCTGGAAGGCGGTTCTACAACATTTAACCACACGGCAACGCGCCTAAGCAACCAAAATGCGACGGCATTCAGAAGCACGAGTGCGAACAATGAAAACCTGCTGGAATTTACCGGAAATTATGCCAAATCATTTGGTAAGCACCGTTTTACATTACTCGGCGGATACAGCTGGCAGGATGCAACTTATGAGGCATTTGATGCAAGCAACTGGGATTTTCCGACAGATGCTTACGATTGGAACAACCTTGGGGCGGGCGGTGCTTTGCAAAAAGGACAAGCCGGCATGTCAAGCACGAAAAACAAATGGCAACTAGCCGGTTTCTTCGGTCGCTTGACTTACAGCATGGATGAGAAATATCTGTTCATGGCCAGCGTGCGTCGTGAAGGTTCGTCCCGTTTTGGGATTAACAATCAGTGGGGAACATTCCCTGCGGCTTCTTTGGGTTGGAGAATCAGCAAGGAGCGCTTTATGGAAGGACTTTCAGGCGTTTCTGAAATTAAGTTGAGAGCGGGAATCGGTGTGACAGGAACCATTGCGGGTGATCCTTATTTGTCGCAGATCAGCTATAATTTTACGCGTACAGAAGGTGCATTTATCGGTGGAAAATGGGTTCCGGGATTCGTGCCGGCGCGTAACTTCAACCCGGACCTGCGTTGGGAGAAAAAAGAAGAGGTTAATGCAGGTGTGGACTTTGGTTTCCTGAAAAACAGGATCAATGGATCGGTGGATTTTTACAGCCGTAAAGTGAAGGATTTGCTTTACAATTTCCCCGTTCCCGTCCCTCCTTACCTGATCGGTTCGATGTTAATCAATGCAGGAACGATGAAAAACGAGGGGATGGAAGTGCTTTTGAACATTGTGCCTGTGCAGACTGCCAATTTCCAATGGAACACCGGATTCACTTATTCTACAAACCGGAACAAGCTCGTAAGTCTTTCCAACGACCAGTTTGAAGCGGATAATGACTTTTTTGACGCAGGTTACACCGGCGAGCCAATCCAGGTTTCGACGCACCGCGTGAAAGTGGGCGAGCCTATCGGACGGTTTTTTGTTTGGAAAAGTGTAGGCATTGATGAAAAAGGCGCCTGGCTGGTTGAAAACAAAGATGGCGAGGTGATTCCTATTGCTAATGCGACACCGGAAGACCGCCAGTATTATGGAAATGGAATTCCAAAGCACAATGTAGGCTGGAACAACTCGGTTCGTTACAAAAACTTTGACCTGGCTGTAAACATGCGCGGCGCGTTTGGATTCGACATTCTGAACTTCCAGAGTATGTTTTATAACAACACAAGAAACAAGGCTTATAATATGCTGAAAACGGCGTACGATCCGATCGACGGCAAAGTGCTTAATAATGAGCTTGTTTATGTTTCCAATTACATTGAAAAAGGCGATTACTGGAAAATTGACAACGTCACATTTGGCTACACGCTGCCTACTCTGAAAGGTTTGAAAAATGCCCGCATCTTCGTTTCGGGCCTTAACCTGGCGACCATCACCGGCTACACCGGCGTTGACCCGGAAGGCGTAGACATGACGGGTTTTGCCCCGGGAAGTGACCAGCGCGACAAATATCCGACAACCCGGACATTCACAGCAGGCCTTAGTGTAACATTCTGATCCACAGCAAACTTTTGAAACAATGATCAATAAAAGTAAAATATACATCGTCCTCGCATCCATGATGGGTGCGGCCACGCTCTACTCCTGCACCGACCTCGAAGAACAGGTTTATTCAGAAGTGTTGTCGAGCACTTACCAGCCCACCGAAAAAGACCTTCCAGCGATCGTAGCGCCCGTTTATTCGTCCCTTCGCGGGTTAATGCTGGGCTGGCAGGGCTATTTTGACTTGCAGGAAGAAGCAGCCGACGCCATCGTTACGCCCGTTCGCCCGAATGGCTGGGACGACGGCGGAACCTATCGCCGGATGCACCAGCACACCTGGACGTCACTGCAATGGCAGCCGGAAAACGCATGGCAAAGCTCATTTCGCAGCATTACCACGGCAAACAGGGTTTTATCCCAAATTGCAGAAGGCGAAATTCCTTTGACCGCAGGCAAAGTGGAAGTGGAAGCTGAATTGAGAGCCGTGCGCGCATTGGCTTACTATCTTTTGCTGGACAACCATGGCAATGTGCCGATTGTGACTGATTTCAAAGACATTAATTTACCAAAACAAAACACACGTAAGGAAGTGTATGATTTTGTGGTAAAAGAATTGCTTGAAGTGATGCCTAACCTGAGCGAAAATGCTTCGACAACTTACGGTCAGCTTAACCGTTGGGGTGCGAAAGCGCTTTTGGCAAAAATATATTTGAATGCGCAGGTTTACACCGGAACACCGGAATGGGAAAAAGCCATTGCGCAGGCGGATGATGTAATAAAAAGTGGCAAATATGTGCTGGACGCCAATTATTCGGATGTTTTCACCTGGACCAATTTCAATTCCAAAGAGATCATTTTCGCGATTCCTTACGATGAAATTTACGGAACCGGCAACCAGATCCACATGAAAACGCTCGACCCATTGAGCCGCACTGTGTATCCGATGAATGCAGGTCCATGGGGCGGAAACTGCGCCGTGCCACAATTTATTGACACTTACGACGCCGAAGACAGCCGCCTGGCCGACACCTGGGTAATGGGTCCGCAAAAGAACGCAACGACCGGAGCAGTCGTAATTACTTATTCCAAAACAGTCCCAAGCATTGAAAAAACGGCTTCGACCGACGGTTACCGCATTGGAAAATACAAAATCAAGCCGAATGCAACAGGCAGTCTGGATAACGATTTCCCATTGCTTCGCTACGCCGATGTGATGATGATCAAAGCGGAGGCGCTTTTGCGCACTGGCAAAGCCGGCGAAGCAGCAACCATCGTAACGGAAGTCCGCAAACGCGCATTCAAAGCCAACCCTGCGAAGGCAACTGTAACTGCGGCAGATTTGGCAAAAGGCAGTCGCTATAACTACGGTTACCAAGCCACGGACGGCACCATTACTGAGCGCCAGGGCGGAGACGATGTGAAGTTCGGACGCTTTTTGGATGAGCTCGGCTGGGAATTTGCAGCAGAAGCCCACCGCCGCCAGGACTTGATACGGTTTGGTATATACGAAACCAAAAAATGGTTCAACCACCGCCCCAACGCCCAGCAACGCGCCCTGTTCCCGATCCCGCAAACGGAGCTGGACAAAAACACAAACCTGAAACAAAACCCAGGCTATTAACAAAAACTTTAAACAAGGTTAGGTAATAAGCTCCTGCTCCCGACGCTGTTGGTGAGCAGGATTTTTTTGTTTAACATTATGACCATGTTCTCAAAAGAAACCTACATACAACGCCGCCATACTTTGAAAAAGAAAGTCGGGAGCGGCCTTATTCTTCTGCTCGGCAATGATGAGTCGGGGATGAATTACAAGGATAATGTTTATCCATTTCGTCAGGATAGCACTTTTCTGTATTATTTCGGGCTGGATACAGCTTCGATCCATGCGGTTATTGACATTGATAATGATCAGGAAATCATTTTTGGGGATGAACTGACGATCGATGACATTGTCTGGACGGGTTACCAGGAGCCGCTTGTTGAAAAGGCTGCCAAGATTGGCGTGACGCAAATGAAACCGCTTTCGGCGCTTTCAGGCTATTTGCGTGATGTTCAGAACCGGAAACAGGAAGTGCATTTTCTGCCTCCCTACCGCGGCGAGCATACATTGCAATTGCAGGAATGGCTCAAAATCGCTCCTGCCGAAGCAACGCAACGCGCTTCAGTCAAGCTGATCAAAGCCATTGTTTCGATGCGTTCGTACAAATCGGCTGAGGAAATTACCGAGATCGAAAAAGCCGTCAACACGTCCATTGACATGCACCTGGAATTCATCCGCACCACGCGCCCGGGCATGACGGAAAAAGCCATCGCAGGAAAATTACAAAGCATCGCCATCGCCCAAGGCGGCGACA of Dyadobacter chenhuakuii contains these proteins:
- a CDS encoding SusC/RagA family TonB-linked outer membrane protein, whose product is MNKQLSRLIQEVACYLLCSVAMLLVLPAHAQAADRQITGKVVSAEDKNPLPGVTIIVKGNNTIGTATDAEGKFKMTVPEDATLILSYIGYTSQEVSVGTQNDFNIEMASDQKQLTEVVVIGYGTQKKGDITSSVASIKREDFIKGTVRDAAQLIQGKVAGLRITTPSGSPTSNTQINLRGINSINGTSNPLILIDGIPGGLNTVAPEDIESVDVLKDGSAAAIYGTRATGGVILITTRKNRGNNTRSTVEYSNYVNIQTIARRPQLLTGDDYRQKIGEGIDYTDYGGNTDWLDEIMQKPVSHNHNLTFFGGNSTTNFTGSVNYRNWEGIFLRSGQNRFTGRADLNHAMFDNKLKTNIQIINRITSSNGAVSPADNDAAYGYAYRQAMIRNPTDNVRTETGAWQERDGYFYENPVSLLNESNYEAKFKEMRMSGSLDYAPITDLNFKLLVSNVQNSNLEGGSTTFNHTATRLSNQNATAFRSTSANNENLLEFTGNYAKSFGKHRFTLLGGYSWQDATYEAFDASNWDFPTDAYDWNNLGAGGALQKGQAGMSSTKNKWQLAGFFGRLTYSMDEKYLFMASVRREGSSRFGINNQWGTFPAASLGWRISKERFMEGLSGVSEIKLRAGIGVTGTIAGDPYLSQISYNFTRTEGAFIGGKWVPGFVPARNFNPDLRWEKKEEVNAGVDFGFLKNRINGSVDFYSRKVKDLLYNFPVPVPPYLIGSMLINAGTMKNEGMEVLLNIVPVQTANFQWNTGFTYSTNRNKLVSLSNDQFEADNDFFDAGYTGEPIQVSTHRVKVGEPIGRFFVWKSVGIDEKGAWLVENKDGEVIPIANATPEDRQYYGNGIPKHNVGWNNSVRYKNFDLAVNMRGAFGFDILNFQSMFYNNTRNKAYNMLKTAYDPIDGKVLNNELVYVSNYIEKGDYWKIDNVTFGYTLPTLKGLKNARIFVSGLNLATITGYTGVDPEGVDMTGFAPGSDQRDKYPTTRTFTAGLSVTF
- a CDS encoding RagB/SusD family nutrient uptake outer membrane protein, whose amino-acid sequence is MINKSKIYIVLASMMGAATLYSCTDLEEQVYSEVLSSTYQPTEKDLPAIVAPVYSSLRGLMLGWQGYFDLQEEAADAIVTPVRPNGWDDGGTYRRMHQHTWTSLQWQPENAWQSSFRSITTANRVLSQIAEGEIPLTAGKVEVEAELRAVRALAYYLLLDNHGNVPIVTDFKDINLPKQNTRKEVYDFVVKELLEVMPNLSENASTTYGQLNRWGAKALLAKIYLNAQVYTGTPEWEKAIAQADDVIKSGKYVLDANYSDVFTWTNFNSKEIIFAIPYDEIYGTGNQIHMKTLDPLSRTVYPMNAGPWGGNCAVPQFIDTYDAEDSRLADTWVMGPQKNATTGAVVITYSKTVPSIEKTASTDGYRIGKYKIKPNATGSLDNDFPLLRYADVMMIKAEALLRTGKAGEAATIVTEVRKRAFKANPAKATVTAADLAKGSRYNYGYQATDGTITERQGGDDVKFGRFLDELGWEFAAEAHRRQDLIRFGIYETKKWFNHRPNAQQRALFPIPQTELDKNTNLKQNPGY